The DNA sequence GTCCTCGCGGGGCTTCTCCGGCGGCGGCGCGGGCTCCTCTCGCTTCAGCCCCAGCGTCGGGACCAGGATCGTCCGGTGCTTCTTGTCGAACGCCTTGTACATGAGAGACCCCGGATGCGGGATCTCGAACACCTCGGTCAGCGCGCGCACGGCCATCCGGCCGCGTCGGCGCACGGAACCGGCCGGTCGAAGTCCCGGAAGAAGTTCGGGGAGCCACGCGTCCCCCGTGGGAGACGACCAGCCGATCCTCCGCAGCAGCGCCATCTGGCCGGCGCTCAGCGCGTGAGCCTCGTCGAGGTAGTTGTTGCCGACGCACTCGGCGCGCAGCCCGAACGACCCCTGCGCGGCGAACTGCACGTAGGCCCAGCCGCGCTTGGCCGAGACGACCAGATACTGATCCTCTTCCAGCGCGCCGAGCGTCTCGGCGAGCTTCCTCTCGAAGGCAGGCCAGGCGCCAAGCGGCGCTTTCCTGCGGGGCGGCGACGGGAAATCGAGTCGTTTTCCGGTGAGAGTCATGAACGTCCTTTCGGG is a window from the Acidobacteriota bacterium genome containing:
- a CDS encoding YbjN domain-containing protein, producing MTLTGKRLDFPSPPRRKAPLGAWPAFERKLAETLGALEEDQYLVVSAKRGWAYVQFAAQGSFGLRAECVGNNYLDEAHALSAGQMALLRRIGWSSPTGDAWLPELLPGLRPAGSVRRRGRMAVRALTEVFEIPHPGSLMYKAFDKKHRTILVPTLGLKREEPAPPPEKPREDTVEGLRKLVLEAIREGSGNTDLGFTRDGDVALRFGSAAVYVRVLDDPPCVRMFSPVLEDVEADDRLLDRLNELNAEMRLARFFVVEGRVIVAAEMFVAPFVAEHVKRACVVVGSLADEFGGMLQKEFGGRRAFEEGGRGGVQ